Proteins encoded together in one Impatiens glandulifera chromosome 1, dImpGla2.1, whole genome shotgun sequence window:
- the LOC124919659 gene encoding peptide chain release factor 1, mitochondrial isoform X2, producing MSVHATVAWINLTRQFKPSDCFLRSCTIAGNQQLLLQPTLCRFIFTHRRLYTSGSQTYLSPELLKIMEQKLSAIEHRHTYLQALLNQTEATLEQYSTAKKELGMLRGSIDLINELRSKQKEIESVKSLIDESLEDNEIVKLANDELDQLTEEEKRVQNDLLKFLLPKDDSDERDCILEVRAGTGGEEASLFAMDLFMMYEKYSQRKGWQFDAVNIMKSDLKGFKEASALISGADVYGKLKFESGIHRRVPVTEKSGRIHTSAVSVAILPQADEVDVRLRNEDLRIDTYRSGGSGGQHANTTNSAVRITHIPSGMTVAIQDERSQHMNKAKAIKVLCGKLYALERSRILTSRSKLRMEQIGSGDRSERIRTYNFTQGRVTDHRVSITSHSIDGMMLGESLDIFTDALLLKQEMDAIASFC from the exons ATGAGTGTCCATGCTACGGTTGCGTGGATTAATCTGACCCGTCAGTTCAAGCCATCAGATTGTTTTCTTAGATCTTGTACAATTGCAGGGAATCAGCAACTGCTTCTGCAGCCAACATTATGCAGATTCATCTTCACCCATCGTCGGCTATACACCAGCG GTTCACAGACATATTTATCTCCCGAGCTTCTCAAGATCATGGAGCAAAAGCTATCAGCTATTGAACATAGGCATACTTATCTTCAGGCACTATTGAACCAG ACAGAAGCTACCCTTGAACAATATTCAACAGCCAAGAAGGAGCTGGGAATGCTGAGAGGTTCAATAGATCTTATAAATGAGCTCAGATCTAAACAAAAG GAGATTGAGAGTGTAAAGTCATTAATTGACGAAAGTCTAGAGGACAATGAAATTGTAAAATTGGCAAATGATGAACTGGATCAGCTAACAGAAGAAGAGAAAAGAGTTCAGAATGATCTCCTAAAGTTCTTGCTTCCCAAAGATGATTCTGATGAAAGGGACTGTATTCTGGAGGTGAGAGCAG GTACGGGAGGTGAAGAGGCATCTTTGTTTGCAATGGACTTATTTATGAT GTACGAGAAATACTCCCAGAGGAAAGGCTGGCAGTTTGATGCGGTTAATATAATGAAATCGGATCTTAAAGGATTTAAG GAAGCAAGTGCATTGATCTCGGGAGCTGATGTTTATGGGAAACTTAAATTTGAGAGTGGAATTCACAGG CGAGTACCTGTGACCGAGAAGTCTGGTCGCATCCACACTAGTGCTGTCTCTGTTGCTATTCTTCCTCAGGCTGATGAG GTAGATGTCAGGTTGAGGAATGAAGATTTGAGAATTGACACCTATCGATCTGGTGGTTCTGGTGGCCAGCATGCAAACACTACTAATAGTGCTGTTAGAATAACACATATCCCATCAGGGATGACGGTCGCAATACAAGATGAACGGTCTCAACATATG AACAAAGCAAAGGCAATTAAGGTACTTTGTGGGAAACTATATGCGTTGGAGAGGTCTAGGATTCTGACAAGTAGGTCGAAACTCCGGATGGAGCAG ATTGGAAGTGGGGACAGATCAGAACGTATCAGAACCTATAACTTTACACAAGGGCGTGTCACT
- the LOC124919659 gene encoding peptide chain release factor 1, mitochondrial isoform X1 has translation MSVHATVAWINLTRQFKPSDCFLRSCTIAGNQQLLLQPTLCRFIFTHRRLYTSGSQTYLSPELLKIMEQKLSAIEHRHTYLQALLNQTEATLEQYSTAKKELGMLRGSIDLINELRSKQKEIESVKSLIDESLEDNEIVKLANDELDQLTEEEKRVQNDLLKFLLPKDDSDERDCILEVRAGTGGEEASLFAMDLFMMYEKYSQRKGWQFDAVNIMKSDLKGFKEASALISGADVYGKLKFESGIHRVQRVPVTEKSGRIHTSAVSVAILPQADEVDVRLRNEDLRIDTYRSGGSGGQHANTTNSAVRITHIPSGMTVAIQDERSQHMNKAKAIKVLCGKLYALERSRILTSRSKLRMEQIGSGDRSERIRTYNFTQGRVTDHRVSITSHSIDGMMLGESLDIFTDALLLKQEMDAIASFC, from the exons ATGAGTGTCCATGCTACGGTTGCGTGGATTAATCTGACCCGTCAGTTCAAGCCATCAGATTGTTTTCTTAGATCTTGTACAATTGCAGGGAATCAGCAACTGCTTCTGCAGCCAACATTATGCAGATTCATCTTCACCCATCGTCGGCTATACACCAGCG GTTCACAGACATATTTATCTCCCGAGCTTCTCAAGATCATGGAGCAAAAGCTATCAGCTATTGAACATAGGCATACTTATCTTCAGGCACTATTGAACCAG ACAGAAGCTACCCTTGAACAATATTCAACAGCCAAGAAGGAGCTGGGAATGCTGAGAGGTTCAATAGATCTTATAAATGAGCTCAGATCTAAACAAAAG GAGATTGAGAGTGTAAAGTCATTAATTGACGAAAGTCTAGAGGACAATGAAATTGTAAAATTGGCAAATGATGAACTGGATCAGCTAACAGAAGAAGAGAAAAGAGTTCAGAATGATCTCCTAAAGTTCTTGCTTCCCAAAGATGATTCTGATGAAAGGGACTGTATTCTGGAGGTGAGAGCAG GTACGGGAGGTGAAGAGGCATCTTTGTTTGCAATGGACTTATTTATGAT GTACGAGAAATACTCCCAGAGGAAAGGCTGGCAGTTTGATGCGGTTAATATAATGAAATCGGATCTTAAAGGATTTAAG GAAGCAAGTGCATTGATCTCGGGAGCTGATGTTTATGGGAAACTTAAATTTGAGAGTGGAATTCACAGGGTGCAG CGAGTACCTGTGACCGAGAAGTCTGGTCGCATCCACACTAGTGCTGTCTCTGTTGCTATTCTTCCTCAGGCTGATGAG GTAGATGTCAGGTTGAGGAATGAAGATTTGAGAATTGACACCTATCGATCTGGTGGTTCTGGTGGCCAGCATGCAAACACTACTAATAGTGCTGTTAGAATAACACATATCCCATCAGGGATGACGGTCGCAATACAAGATGAACGGTCTCAACATATG AACAAAGCAAAGGCAATTAAGGTACTTTGTGGGAAACTATATGCGTTGGAGAGGTCTAGGATTCTGACAAGTAGGTCGAAACTCCGGATGGAGCAG ATTGGAAGTGGGGACAGATCAGAACGTATCAGAACCTATAACTTTACACAAGGGCGTGTCACT
- the LOC124919659 gene encoding peptide chain release factor 1, mitochondrial isoform X3, producing MSVHATVAWINLTRQFKPSDCFLRSCTIAGNQQLLLQPTLCRFIFTHRRLYTSGSQTYLSPELLKIMEQKLSAIEHRHTYLQALLNQTEATLEQYSTAKKELGMLRGSIDLINELRSKQKEIESVKSLIDESLEDNEIVKLANDELDQLTEEEKRVQNDLLKFLLPKDDSDERDCILEVRAGTGGEEASLFAMDLFMMYEKYSQRKGWQFDAVNIMKSDLKGFKEASALISGADVYGKLKFESGIHRVQRVPVTEKSGRIHTSAVSVAILPQADEVDVRLRNEDLRIDTYRSGGSGGQHANTTNSAVRITHIPSGMTVAIQDERSQHMVVNTLL from the exons ATGAGTGTCCATGCTACGGTTGCGTGGATTAATCTGACCCGTCAGTTCAAGCCATCAGATTGTTTTCTTAGATCTTGTACAATTGCAGGGAATCAGCAACTGCTTCTGCAGCCAACATTATGCAGATTCATCTTCACCCATCGTCGGCTATACACCAGCG GTTCACAGACATATTTATCTCCCGAGCTTCTCAAGATCATGGAGCAAAAGCTATCAGCTATTGAACATAGGCATACTTATCTTCAGGCACTATTGAACCAG ACAGAAGCTACCCTTGAACAATATTCAACAGCCAAGAAGGAGCTGGGAATGCTGAGAGGTTCAATAGATCTTATAAATGAGCTCAGATCTAAACAAAAG GAGATTGAGAGTGTAAAGTCATTAATTGACGAAAGTCTAGAGGACAATGAAATTGTAAAATTGGCAAATGATGAACTGGATCAGCTAACAGAAGAAGAGAAAAGAGTTCAGAATGATCTCCTAAAGTTCTTGCTTCCCAAAGATGATTCTGATGAAAGGGACTGTATTCTGGAGGTGAGAGCAG GTACGGGAGGTGAAGAGGCATCTTTGTTTGCAATGGACTTATTTATGAT GTACGAGAAATACTCCCAGAGGAAAGGCTGGCAGTTTGATGCGGTTAATATAATGAAATCGGATCTTAAAGGATTTAAG GAAGCAAGTGCATTGATCTCGGGAGCTGATGTTTATGGGAAACTTAAATTTGAGAGTGGAATTCACAGGGTGCAG CGAGTACCTGTGACCGAGAAGTCTGGTCGCATCCACACTAGTGCTGTCTCTGTTGCTATTCTTCCTCAGGCTGATGAG GTAGATGTCAGGTTGAGGAATGAAGATTTGAGAATTGACACCTATCGATCTGGTGGTTCTGGTGGCCAGCATGCAAACACTACTAATAGTGCTGTTAGAATAACACATATCCCATCAGGGATGACGGTCGCAATACAAGATGAACGGTCTCAACATATG GTTGTCAACACACTcctatga